One Acanthochromis polyacanthus isolate Apoly-LR-REF ecotype Palm Island chromosome 6, KAUST_Apoly_ChrSc, whole genome shotgun sequence DNA segment encodes these proteins:
- the dhx35 gene encoding probable ATP-dependent RNA helicase DHX35: MHRARKKICDVVAKMAAPLSTMKFWKPGTEAPGISEERELNSETTGSPIIFNPHTALSIEKQRQKLPVFKHRNNILYLVESYQTVIIVGETGCGKTTQIPQYLLEAGWAAEGKVIGVTQPRRVAAISVANRVAEERGALLGHEVGYTIRFDDCSDPHATRIKFVTDGMLVREMMADPLLKKYSVLMLDEAHERTLYTDIAIGLLKKIQKKRRDLRLIVASATLDAKKFHDFFNLNESGDPNKDTCGILTVEGRTFPVDVFYTVSPVPDYVKATVETVLKIHETEDDGDVLAFLTGQEEVEKVVSLLQDQARSLSRYGMKKHLRVLPMYSGLPYAEQMKVFERAPSSVRKIVVATNIAETSITINGIVFVIDCAFVKLRAYNPRTAIESLVVTPISKASASQRAGRAGRNRPGKCFRLYTEEDFEKLPASTVPEMQRTNLAPVILQLKALGIDNVLRFSFLSPPPAQTMVQALELLYALGGLDHYGRLTDPMGVRMAEFPLSPMFAKMLLESGNFGCSKEIVTIAAMMQIQNIFAVPPNQKKAAAREHRKFAVAEGDHLTMLNVYEAFIKHQKSSQWCQEHFLNYKGLLRAVTVREQLRRLMNKFKVPRTSSEGDPDVILKCIVSGFFANAARIHHSGSYRTLRDDRELHIHPNSVLFGEKPPKWVVFNEVVQTSKYYMRDVTAVESSWLVELAPHFYKQAKHGSLASKRSRVL; the protein is encoded by the exons ATGCACCgagccagaaaaaaaatatgtgacgTAGTAGCCAAGATGGCGGCTCCCCTCTCCACGATGAAATTTTGGAAGCCGG GCACCGAGGCACCGGGAATCTCCGAGGAACGGGAGCTGAACTCGGAGACCACCGGCTCCCCCATCATCTTCAACCCCCACACCGCCCTCTCCATAGAGAAGCAGCGACAGAAGCTCCCTGTTTTTAAG cacagaaacaacatccTGTACCTGGTTGAAAGCTACCAGACTGTAATCATAGTTGGTGAGACGGGATGTGGCAAAACAACTCAGATACCTCAG TACCTGCTGGAGGCCGGCTGGGCAGCGGAGGGGAAAGTGATTGGGGTGACCCAGCCTCGACGCGTGGCTGCTATCTCC GTAGCTAATCGTGTCGCAGAGGAGCGAGGGGCCCTGCTGGGACATGAGGTGGGCTACACCATCCGATTCGATGACTGCTCCGATCCCCACGCCACGCGGATCAAG TTTGTAACAGATGGCATGCTGGTGCGAGAGATGATGGCTGATCCTCTGTTGAAAAAATACAG TGTGTTGATGCTGGATGAAGCACATGAGAGAACCCTGTACACAGACATAGCCATCGGCCTACTAAAGAAG ATTCAGAAGAAGCGACGAGACCTGCGGCTGATTGTGGCCTCTGCCACTCTCGACGCCAAG aaattccatGACTTCTTCAACCTGAACGAGTCTGGGGATCCAAACAAGGATACGTGTGGAATCCTGACAGTAGAAGGACGCACTTTTCCTGTGGATGTCTTCTACACTGTCAG TCCCGTCCCAGATTATGTGAAGGCCACAGTGGAGACGGTGCTAAAGATCCATGAAACGGAAGACGATGGGGATGTCCTGGCTTTTCTCACCGGGCAG GAGGAAGTGGAGAAGGTGGTGTCCCTTCTGCAGGACCAGGCCAGGTCTCTGTCACGATACGGCATGAAGAAACACCTGAGAGTTTTGCCCATGTATTCTGGTCTACCCTACGCTGAGCAGATGAAAGTCTTTGAGCGGGCGCCTTCTTCTGTTCGCAAG ATTGTGGTGGCCACTAACATAGCTGAGACTTCGATCACAATAAACGGAATTGTGTTTGTCATCGACTGTGCATTTGTGAAGCTGCGAGCCTATAATCCTCGCACTGCCATAGAATCGCTCGTGGTCACTCCCATCTCCAAGGCTTCAGCCAGCCAGAGGGCTGGGAGAGCTGGACGAAACCGGCCTGGAAAGTGCTTCAGACTATATACAG AGGAGGACTTTGAGAAACTGCCTGCCTCCACTGTGCCAGAAATGCAGCGCACCAATTTGGCCCCTGTCATCCTGCAGCTCAAAGCATTAGGCATCGACAATGTACTGCGGTTCAGCTTCCTTTCT CCTCCTCCAGCTCAGACTATGGTTCAGGCGCTGGAACTTCTCTACGCTCTGGGAG GTCTGGACCATTACGGCCGTTTGACTGATCCCATGGGCGTGCGGATGGCAGAGTTTCCTCTCAGCCCCATGTTTGCAAAGATGCTGCTCGAGTCGGGAAACTTTGGCTGCTCTAAAGAGATTGTCACCATCGCAGCAATGATGCAGATTCAGAATATATTTGCCGTGCCGCCCAATCAGAAGAAAGCTGCC GCCCGTGAGCACAGGAAATTTGCAGTTGCTGAGGGAGACCACCTCACAATGCTGAATGTGTATGAAGCTTTCATTAAG CACCAGAAGAGCTCCCAGTGGTGTCAGGAACATTTTCTCAATTACAAGGGTCTGCTGCGGGCTGTGACTGTACGAGAGCAGCTCAGGCGTCTCATGAACAAGTTTAAAGTGCCGCGGACTTCcagtgaag GTGACCCGGATGTGATCTTGAAGTGCATCGTGTCTGGATTTTTTGCTAATGCGGCCCGCATTCACCATTCTGGTTCCTACCG GACTTTACGAGACGATCGTGAGCTTCACATCCACCCCAACTCTGTGCTGTTTGGAGAGAAACCTCCAAAGTG GGTTGTCTTCAATGAGGTGGTGCAGACATCAAAATACTACATGCGTGATGTGACTGCTGTGGAGTCGTCCTGGCTGGTTGAGTTGGCCCCTCACTTTTACAAGCAAGCTAAG cATGGTTCACTGGCCAGCAAGAGATCCAGGGTCCTCTAA
- the rab5if gene encoding uncharacterized protein RAB5IF: protein MTSSSKRKEESHLLNGGVKQSTWSKALSSNAVWEEKDEFLDVIYWLRQIIAVILGVIWGVAPLKGFLGIAIFCIINAGVLYVYFSSFQQIDEEEYGGTWELTKEGFMTSFALFLVVWIIFYTALHFD from the exons atGACGAGCAGTTCAAAGCGGAAAGAAGAAAGTCATCTGCTGAATGGGGGTGTAAAACAGTCCACATGGAGCAAAGCCCTCAGCAGTAATGCTGTTTGGGAAGAGAAG GACGAATTTTTAGATGTGATTTACTGGCTTCGACAAATTATTGCAGTTATCCTCGGTGTGATATGGGGCGTTGCGCCGTTGAAAGGATTTCTGGGAATAGCCAT ATTCTGCATCATCAACGCTGGCGTCCTGTATGTATACTTCAGCAGCTTTCAGCAGATCGATGAGGAAGAGTATGGAGGCACGTGGGAACTCACCAAAGAAGGCTTCATGACGTCTTTCGCCCTGTTTCTG GTGGTGTGGATAATCTTTTACACAGCTCTACATTTCGACTGA